Part of the Anguilla rostrata isolate EN2019 chromosome 10, ASM1855537v3, whole genome shotgun sequence genome, gcattttatttctaaaGCGCTTTTCCCTTgctcaaagtgctgtacaacactgcaaatacagtaaaataaccaTAAACATTGGTAAAAGAACTTACattgaacaagaaaaaatatccaCAAGTGGAACACGTTAATTCAGTGACaatgaaagagaaaacacagaaaaaaacttgttaaaacaggttttaaaaaatagtgtaCATAAAAGTGTGTAAAACCAGCAGAATATACATTGTTAAACAATCATCTTGCTTCAAAAAAATGCTTGAAGAAACTCTTAGGCTCTGGTACAAGTCATAATGCAAAGGAATTTCTCATTCACAATGTCCAATGTGAATGCATACCAATTACAATCTACATttggaaatgtacagtatggcaTTATCCTGAAAGTACATTCCATCACCGTAGTTACTTATCCATGTAAAATCTGGGATAAGAACAATGATGCTTGTAACTGGAAGCAACAGAAGCtggcaaatatttcatttgaaaaacattttcaatcttGCAGCGTGTTGCAATGATGACCTCTAaataatgtccccccccccccagtgcagtGGGGTGGGATTATGAGTAAGCCCAGTTGTATTTCTGGTGGTGGTAAGCCTGCGGGTCAGCCCAAGCGGAGGATCCGGGGGGAAACTTAATGTAGCAGAACCTTCTTTGCAATCAACAGGAACACATTTGGAAGCGCACAAACCCATGGTGATGGAACATTTTAATGCCTTCCGGCAACATCTAAAGACATCTCGGTTTTCTAATGTTCAGAATAATGGCCTATGATTGGGATTTATGGATATGGTGGAGCAGGAAGTGTGATAAGGCCAAGGTAACCATCAACGCACAATGAGTTTACACTGACTATTTTATGGAAAGTAACACTATAGAAGCTGAAATCAGCTAATACCACATGCACTTTTTGCCTACATTAAGGCTTATAATGATGCGGTGTGAACTTGAGAGACAGAGTTTGGCGAAATGAGTCAAGTCAAGTGAAGCAGAAACCCTGAAAAGCAGATCTCTGCTGACAGACTCTGACTGTCAAAAACTGAGCACTGTCGATCAGGCCTGTTATTAACACTACTCTTCTGCTGTTCAGATCAAGCATCGTGTTCACGGCCAGGTTATTATGTGTTCAATACAGTTTCCATCATTTTGACGAAAATATTTTCCTTCAACATTAAGGCCTTGGTATTGAAAAGCGAAGCTTCCTGGATGTCATATTAGGAACGTCCTTTTGAGGTGAAGCTAAAGACCTGTTCTCCATCGTCTCCAAGTCCCGTCACTTCTGACATAATGAAGAAGGATCAACATTCCTTCACATCTTCCTTGAGAGTAATTTGTGAAGACCACTGTTTTTCCAAGAGCAATATGACCATCTGGCAACAGGGAAGAAACATCAGttcttaatataaaaaaaatgtattcaatatgtttgatttaaaatatatcCAAATTTGTACTCAAAACCTTCCAGCATAGTCACAACATGCTTCTTATTTGATAACAGCAGCTATTAGTGTTTATAACTATTCAGTGAAAATGGCTATTACTGTGAGGTACCATCCACTGTTACACCAGTATGTAACATAACGGTAAGAGAAGCATGGGCTTACACTTTCAATATGTACAAAAATAAGGAACACAGGTTGTACTGATAATCAAGACTGATCAAGAGTTCCTTACCATTTTATAACAGCACTTGTGGTCATCAGAAGATTgaacattgttattttaaaaatcagaattCTGAGAGCCAAGATGAATACAATGTCAGATTGCATCTGGATACCTGGGGGGAGAAAAGCATAAATTTTGGTTGTTAATGTTTTCGTCTTATGACGGTATAATGCTACAATGGAAGGTATTAGTGTTTCAAATATAAACAtgtaattttgttaaattgtaaAATCAATAAACTATATTAACATTCGATACTGTATTTGTACATATTGTATTTGTAGTCATTCGTACATATTCTTATATGTTCCACCCTTTCCTCATTTAACATCCACAAAAATTCAATGAACATAAAGCATCATACATCTAATACCATATTTCCATTCTGTAGAAAATGTAAGTATGGGATATCTTGTAATTTACCATTAGATCCATCTTCATAACAGCTGCCAGCAAGTTCTTCATCTAAAATAGTTTAAAGTcactttaaagtttttttaCACACTGTTTACTTGCTGAATTCACATACACGGTCACAAATGAGGCATACTAAAGATGTCAAACAtagagaataaaatattttgatgcattatattttatttaatatgtttgtCACTATCAAATGCAAAATTAGCCTTTCTTAACTCCAGCTTGCATATGGCTACAATCACAATAGACTGCATCAAAGCGCTACACATTCAGTAGCTCACCCACGAAGTCGATGTAGCGTCGCTGGATAACCATCGCTGGGTTACTGTGAGTGATGAAGCAGGTGTACGAGTCCCATGCGTCGGTCGGCACCGATATGACTgacagagcgctgtgtgtgcCATCCTCTTCCTCGGCCACGCTGTGGGTGATGGGACTGGACCCTTCTCCCTTTGTGGAGAGCCAGGTGATCACCATGTCGCCACGCACAGGGTCACTGACCAGGCACACTAGGATGGTCCTGCTACCCCTCTCCCTGGAGAGGTGGAATGGGGGCGCCAGGGTGGCAAAGACTTCGGCCTCCACTCCCACTTAACAAacgcaggggaaaaaaaagaaaacatcaaaTAACAGGACATTAATGACTGATTATGTTAGCAGTGTGGAGTGGCAGTTAGGTGAACGGATTCCTGAGAAGATGATGTTCTCGCAAAAGAACATGCTAATGTTTTCATGAATTAATTTCAGCATACAAATTTtgaattctaaattaaaaaaattattgaaaaaaatagatGTTTTAAATCAAACAAGCATGTACAGCAACAAGTTGTTCTTAATTTAAACACACTTTGTAATGATagatactgaaaaaaaaaaaattcaaatagcTTCATCCCAGACTCTCATTGTTTCTGGGAGTTACACAGAACCACAAACTAGAAACAAAGGCAGTTAATTAGATTAGACATCTAATTGTTTGACCCTGTTTGTCTTGTAGGTTAATATGCAGTCCATACTCACTTGCCATGAAATGGATGGTCAGGAAGCTGAGGAGCATTCTGCTGCACTGTGCAGTTTCAATGAGCTGAATGTGGCAGGCCAGGGGATTAGTAGCTTTGGGTCATGTGACATGTGACACCCGCGCCCTGAAATCTCCTCTACACTCTGCTCTTACTTTTCTGGGCTCTCTGCCAAGTAACCCACAAGgtgttttagagagagagagagagagagagagagagagagagaagagagagagagaatgtttcaCACCACCACTATTATTTAGTAGCATTACtacttgttttgttctgttatattagatttcacattcaaatgacataattaaaaactttcattaaaaataactttaaaggCTTTTAAATTAGCTCACAGATTAATGTATTTGGTAAAACATTGCCATTTTCAGTGGATGTGTTGTCTTAATGCTTAATTTGAAgtgtaaatgggaaaaaaaaatatatgtgtgaCACACCTGTCTTTCTCTGGTGAACTCTGAGATAACACACTGATGGTATCACAAATTGCTGTTAGAAGACAGTCCTCTCTAGTGAATAACTCCTTGAAACATCCCACACCTGCTAAAAACTTATACACAAGCTTGTTTATTTGAATCAACACAAATTGTTGCCCAATTCCCTGTTGAGTTtgacaaaaaccaacagacattttcatatttattctgaatttaaattctATTGAAAAAGCTCCACCATACAGGCATTGAGCAATTTAAATAATCGcaccaaaaacaaatgaagtgCTTATTACTGCTGTCATCACAGCAAAGAAGACTTCAGATTAAGaataaaaaggcacaaaaaatcggtttaaaaatgttttaatcaaaTA contains:
- the LOC135233327 gene encoding pre T-cell antigen receptor alpha-like isoform X1 — protein: MLLSFLTIHFMAMGVEAEVFATLAPPFHLSRERGSRTILVCLVSDPVRGDMVITWLSTKGEGSSPITHSVAEEEDGTHSALSVISVPTDAWDSYTCFITHSNPAMVIQRRYIDFVDEELAGSCYEDGSNGIQMQSDIVFILALRILIFKITMFNLLMTTSAVIK
- the LOC135233327 gene encoding pre T-cell antigen receptor alpha-like isoform X2; its protein translation is MLLSFLTIHFMAMGVEAEVFATLAPPFHLSRERGSRTILVCLVSDPVRGDMVITWLSTKGEGSSPITHSVAEEEDGTHSALSVISVPTDAWDSYTCFITHSNPAMVIQRRYIDFVGIQMQSDIVFILALRILIFKITMFNLLMTTSAVIK